A genome region from Pseudomonas anguilliseptica includes the following:
- the hisC gene encoding histidinol-phosphate transaminase, giving the protein MTDFLALAQPGVQQLSPYVPGKPVDELARELDLDPASIVKLASNENPLGPSPKALEAIRSELAELTRYPDGNGFELKSRLAARCGVQLNQVTLGNGSNDILDLVARAYLAPGLNAVFSQYAFAVYPISTQAVGALGKVVPAKDYGHDLEAMLAAIDENTRVVFIANPNNPTGTWFGPDALERFLASVPQNVLVVLDEAYIEYAEGDELPDGLEYLARYDNLLVSRTFSKAYGLAALRVGYALSSAQIADVLNRVRQPFNVNSLALAAACAALDDADYLAQSRQLNDAGMAQLEAGLRELGLSWIPSKGNFIAVDFGRDTAAINQALLRAGVIVRPVAGYGMPNFLRVSIGLPAENACFLEALAKVLSA; this is encoded by the coding sequence ATGACCGATTTCCTCGCCCTGGCTCAGCCAGGTGTACAGCAGCTGTCGCCCTATGTGCCGGGAAAGCCGGTGGATGAGCTGGCCCGTGAGCTGGATCTGGATCCGGCCAGCATCGTCAAGCTGGCCAGCAACGAGAACCCGCTAGGCCCCAGTCCCAAGGCGCTGGAAGCGATTCGTAGCGAGCTGGCCGAGCTGACTCGTTACCCCGATGGCAATGGTTTCGAGCTGAAAAGCCGTCTGGCTGCGCGCTGTGGCGTGCAACTCAATCAGGTCACCCTGGGTAACGGCTCCAACGACATTCTCGATCTGGTTGCTCGCGCCTATCTGGCCCCTGGCCTGAATGCGGTGTTCAGTCAGTACGCCTTTGCTGTTTACCCCATCTCGACCCAGGCCGTAGGTGCTCTGGGCAAGGTGGTGCCGGCCAAGGACTATGGCCACGACCTGGAAGCGATGCTGGCGGCCATCGATGAAAATACCCGTGTGGTGTTTATCGCCAACCCGAACAACCCGACTGGCACCTGGTTTGGCCCCGATGCGCTGGAGCGCTTTCTCGCGAGCGTACCGCAGAACGTGCTGGTGGTGCTGGATGAGGCTTATATCGAGTACGCCGAGGGTGATGAGCTGCCGGATGGCCTCGAGTACCTGGCGCGCTACGACAACCTGCTGGTCTCGCGCACCTTCTCCAAGGCCTATGGTCTGGCGGCGCTGCGCGTGGGGTATGCGCTCAGTTCTGCGCAGATCGCAGATGTGCTGAACCGTGTACGTCAGCCGTTCAACGTCAACAGCCTGGCCCTGGCGGCCGCCTGCGCTGCGCTGGATGATGCCGATTACCTGGCGCAAAGCCGTCAGCTCAATGATGCCGGAATGGCGCAGCTGGAAGCCGGCCTGCGCGAGTTGGGCCTGAGCTGGATTCCGTCGAAAGGCAACTTTATTGCTGTGGATTTTGGCCGCGATACTGCCGCGATCAACCAGGCGCTGCTACGTGCTGGGGTAATCGTGCGGCCGGTCGCCGGTTACGGCATGCCAAATTTCCTGCGCGTTTCGATTGGTCTGCCTGCCGAGAATGCGTGCTTCCTTGAGGCCTTGGCCAAGGTGCTGAGCGCGTGA
- the pheA gene encoding prephenate dehydratase: MSEQELQALRLRIDNLDERILELISDRARCAEEVARVKMKALPEGEKPVFYRPEREAQVLKRIMERNQGPLGNEEMARLFREIMSSCLALENPLKVAYLGPEGTFSQAAAMKHFGHAVISVPMAAIDEVFREVAAGAVNFGVVPVENSTEGAINHTLDSFLEHDMVICGEVELRIHHHLLVGETTKTDKITRIYSHAQSLAQCRKWLDAHYPNVERVAVSSNADAAKRVKSEWNSAAIAGDMAANLYGLTKLAEKIEDRPDNSTRFLIIGSQEVPPTGDDKTSVIISMRNKPGALHELLVPFHNNGIDLTRIETRPSRSGKWTYVFFIDFVGHHRDPLIKDVLEKINQEAVALKVLGSYPKAVL; this comes from the coding sequence ATGTCCGAACAGGAACTGCAAGCCCTGCGTCTGCGCATCGACAACCTCGATGAGCGCATCCTTGAACTGATCAGCGATCGTGCCCGCTGCGCCGAAGAAGTCGCGCGGGTCAAGATGAAGGCGCTGCCGGAAGGCGAGAAGCCGGTGTTCTACCGCCCTGAGCGCGAAGCCCAGGTGCTTAAACGCATTATGGAACGCAACCAGGGGCCGCTGGGCAACGAGGAAATGGCGCGGCTGTTCCGCGAAATCATGTCTTCCTGCCTGGCCCTGGAAAATCCGCTCAAGGTTGCTTACCTTGGCCCGGAAGGCACGTTCTCCCAGGCGGCGGCGATGAAGCACTTCGGTCACGCGGTGATCAGTGTGCCGATGGCGGCGATCGATGAAGTGTTCCGTGAAGTGGCTGCCGGTGCAGTGAACTTCGGCGTGGTGCCGGTGGAGAACTCCACCGAAGGTGCGATCAACCACACCCTCGACAGCTTCCTCGAACACGACATGGTTATCTGTGGCGAAGTCGAGCTGCGTATTCACCATCACCTGTTGGTCGGTGAAACCACCAAAACCGACAAAATCACTCGCATCTATTCCCACGCCCAGTCCCTGGCCCAGTGCCGCAAGTGGCTGGACGCGCATTACCCGAATGTTGAGCGCGTGGCGGTATCGAGCAATGCTGACGCGGCCAAGCGGGTGAAAAGCGAGTGGAACAGTGCGGCGATTGCTGGCGATATGGCGGCCAATCTGTACGGCCTGACCAAGCTGGCGGAGAAGATCGAAGACCGTCCGGACAACTCCACGCGCTTTTTGATCATCGGCAGCCAGGAAGTGCCGCCAACCGGCGACGACAAGACCTCGGTCATCATCTCCATGCGCAACAAGCCGGGTGCGCTGCACGAGCTGCTGGTGCCGTTCCACAACAACGGCATTGATCTGACCCGCATCGAAACCCGCCCGTCGCGCAGCGGCAAGTGGACCTACGTGTTCTTTATCGACTTCGTCGGTCACCACCGCGATCCGCTGATCAAGGACGTGCTGGAAAAAATCAATCAGGAAGCTGTGGCGCTCAAGGTGCTGGGCTCCTATCCCAAAGCGGTACTTTAA
- the serC gene encoding 3-phosphoserine/phosphohydroxythreonine transaminase: MSKRAFNFCAGPAALPEAVLQRAQAELLDWQGKGLSVMEMSHRSDEYTAIAQKAEQDLRDLMEIPSDYKVLFLQGGASQQFAEIPLNLLPEDGVADYIDTGIWSKKSIEEASRYGNINIAASAKAYDYFAIPGQNEWQLSKDAAYLHYASNETIGGLQFDWIPEVGDVPLVADMSSDILSRPIDVSKFGLIYAGAQKNIGPSGLVVTIVREDLLGRARSVCPTMLNYKIAADNGSMYNTPATFSWYLSGLVFEWLKEQGGVAAMERINRAKKDLLYKAIDTSDFYSNPIAHNARSWMNVPFRLADEKLDKPFLAGADARGLLNLKGHRSVGGMRASIYNAVGLDAVEALVAYMAEFEKEHG, from the coding sequence GTGAGCAAGCGAGCCTTTAACTTCTGCGCCGGCCCGGCCGCGCTTCCTGAAGCTGTTCTGCAACGCGCCCAGGCAGAACTCCTCGATTGGCAGGGTAAAGGCCTGTCGGTGATGGAGATGAGCCATCGCAGCGATGAGTACACCGCCATCGCACAAAAGGCCGAGCAGGATCTGCGCGACCTGATGGAAATTCCGTCCGACTATAAGGTGCTGTTCCTGCAGGGCGGGGCCAGCCAGCAGTTCGCTGAAATCCCGCTCAACCTGCTCCCCGAAGACGGTGTTGCCGACTATATCGACACCGGTATCTGGTCGAAGAAAAGCATCGAAGAAGCCAGTCGCTACGGCAATATCAATATCGCTGCCAGCGCCAAGGCTTATGACTACTTCGCCATCCCGGGTCAGAACGAGTGGCAGCTGTCGAAAGATGCCGCCTACCTGCACTACGCCAGCAACGAAACCATTGGCGGCCTGCAGTTCGACTGGATTCCCGAAGTCGGTGACGTGCCGCTGGTGGCGGATATGTCTTCCGACATCCTTTCGCGCCCGATCGATGTGTCGAAGTTCGGCCTGATCTACGCCGGTGCGCAGAAGAACATCGGCCCCAGCGGGCTGGTGGTGACTATCGTCCGTGAAGACTTGCTCGGCCGTGCCCGCAGCGTTTGTCCGACCATGCTCAACTACAAGATCGCGGCTGATAACGGCTCGATGTACAACACTCCCGCGACCTTCTCCTGGTACCTGTCCGGCCTTGTGTTCGAGTGGCTGAAAGAGCAGGGCGGGGTGGCCGCCATGGAGCGGATCAACCGCGCCAAGAAAGACCTGTTGTACAAGGCAATTGACACCAGCGACTTCTACAGCAACCCGATTGCCCATAACGCCCGCTCCTGGATGAACGTGCCGTTCCGCCTGGCTGACGAGAAGCTGGACAAGCCGTTCCTCGCCGGCGCCGATGCGCGCGGCCTGCTCAACCTCAAGGGCCACCGTTCGGTCGGCGGCATGCGTGCCTCCATCTATAACGCCGTTGGCCTGGACGCCGTTGAAGCGCTGGTGGCCTATATGGCCGAGTTCGAGAAGGAGCATGGCTGA
- the gyrA gene encoding DNA gyrase subunit A, with the protein MGELAKEILPVNIEDELKQSYLDYAMSVIVGRALPDARDGLKPVHRRVLFAMSELGNDWNKAYKKSARVVGDVIGKYHPHGDTAVYDTIVRMAQPFSLRYLLVDGQGNFGSVDGDNAAAMRYTEVRMTKLAHELLADLHKETVDWVPNYDGTEMIPAVMPTKIPNLLVNGSSGIAVGMATNIPPHNLTEVINGCLALIDNGELTVDELMQYIPGPDFPTAAIINGRAGIIEAYRTGRGRIYMRARAIIEDIDKVGGRQQIIVSELPYQLNKARLIEKIAELVKEKKLEGITELRDESDKDGMRIVIELRRGEVPEVVLNNLYAQTQMQCVFGINVVALIDGQPKVLNLKDMLEAFILHRREVVTRRTVFELRKARERGHILEGQAVALSNIDPVIALIKASPTPAEAKLALIATPWESSAVETMVERAGADACRPDDLDPQYGLRDGKYFLSPEQAQAILELRLHRLTGLEHEKLLAEYQEILTQIGELIRILTSATRLMEVIREELEAVKAEFGDARRTEILDNRLDLSLADLITEEERVVTISHSGYAKSQPLHAYQAQRRGGKGKSATGVKDEDYIEHLLVANSHATLLLFSSKGKVYWLKTYEIPEASRAARGRPLVNLLPLDEGERITAMLQVDLEALRQQAPEGDEPDDIEGVVVEAEEVEDLAEGDDADDETPDEPTGAYIFMATAKGTVKKTPLVQFSRPRSSGLIALKLDEDDTLISAAVTDGAREVMMFSDGGKVIRFKESKVRTMGRTARGVRGMRLPEGQEIISMLIPEADAQILTASERGYGKRTAMAEFPRRGRGGQGVIAMVSNERNGKLVGAVQVLEGEEIMLISDQGTLVRTRVSEVSSLGRNTQGVTLIKLAKDETLVGLERVQEPSAEDDEELLEGEEGFDGAAADADDAPEAADESPISEE; encoded by the coding sequence ATGGGCGAACTGGCCAAAGAAATCCTCCCGGTCAATATTGAAGACGAACTCAAGCAGTCCTACCTCGATTATGCGATGAGCGTAATTGTTGGGCGCGCGCTGCCGGATGCACGTGATGGCTTGAAGCCCGTGCACCGCCGTGTGCTGTTTGCCATGAGTGAGTTGGGCAACGACTGGAACAAGGCTTACAAGAAGTCCGCCCGTGTGGTCGGTGACGTGATCGGTAAGTACCACCCACACGGTGATACCGCGGTGTACGACACCATCGTCCGCATGGCGCAGCCATTCTCGCTGCGTTACCTGCTGGTCGACGGTCAAGGTAACTTCGGTTCGGTGGACGGCGATAACGCCGCCGCCATGCGATACACCGAAGTGCGCATGACCAAGCTGGCCCATGAGCTGCTGGCTGACCTGCACAAAGAAACCGTGGATTGGGTGCCGAACTACGACGGCACCGAAATGATCCCGGCAGTTATGCCGACCAAAATCCCCAACCTGTTGGTCAACGGCTCCAGCGGTATCGCCGTGGGCATGGCCACCAATATTCCGCCGCACAACCTCACCGAAGTGATCAACGGTTGTCTGGCGCTGATCGACAACGGCGAGCTGACTGTCGATGAGCTGATGCAGTACATCCCCGGTCCGGACTTCCCGACTGCGGCGATCATTAACGGTCGCGCTGGCATCATCGAGGCCTACCGCACCGGTCGCGGGCGCATCTATATGCGTGCCCGGGCGATTATCGAAGACATCGACAAGGTCGGTGGCCGTCAGCAGATCATCGTCAGCGAGCTGCCGTACCAACTGAACAAGGCGCGCCTGATCGAGAAGATCGCCGAGCTAGTTAAAGAGAAGAAGCTCGAGGGCATTACTGAGCTGCGCGATGAGTCCGACAAGGACGGCATGCGCATTGTCATTGAGCTGCGTCGCGGCGAAGTACCGGAAGTGGTACTCAACAACCTCTACGCCCAGACCCAGATGCAGTGCGTATTCGGCATCAACGTGGTGGCGCTGATTGATGGCCAGCCGAAGGTCCTTAACCTCAAGGACATGCTCGAAGCCTTTATTCTGCACCGCCGTGAAGTGGTCACCCGCCGCACTGTATTCGAGCTGCGCAAGGCCCGTGAACGTGGCCATATCCTTGAAGGTCAGGCGGTTGCCCTGTCCAACATCGACCCGGTTATCGCTCTGATCAAGGCCTCGCCGACCCCGGCCGAAGCCAAGCTGGCGCTGATTGCCACGCCGTGGGAATCCAGTGCAGTGGAAACCATGGTCGAGCGCGCCGGTGCCGACGCCTGCCGTCCGGACGATCTTGATCCGCAGTACGGTCTGCGTGACGGCAAGTATTTCCTCTCGCCGGAACAGGCCCAGGCCATCCTCGAGCTGCGTCTGCACCGTTTGACCGGTCTTGAGCATGAAAAACTGCTGGCCGAATACCAGGAAATCCTCACCCAGATCGGCGAGCTGATCCGCATCCTCACCAGCGCTACGCGTCTGATGGAAGTGATCCGTGAGGAGCTGGAAGCGGTCAAGGCCGAGTTCGGCGATGCACGCCGCACCGAGATTCTCGACAACCGTCTGGACCTCAGTCTGGCTGACCTGATCACCGAAGAAGAACGTGTAGTCACCATCTCCCACAGTGGTTATGCCAAGAGCCAGCCGCTGCATGCCTACCAGGCGCAGCGTCGTGGCGGTAAAGGCAAGTCGGCCACCGGCGTGAAAGATGAGGATTACATCGAACATTTGCTGGTCGCCAACAGCCACGCCACGCTGTTGCTGTTCTCCAGCAAGGGCAAGGTGTACTGGCTGAAGACCTACGAAATTCCAGAAGCCTCGCGCGCCGCCCGTGGTCGTCCGCTGGTCAACCTGTTGCCGCTGGACGAAGGCGAGCGTATCACCGCCATGCTTCAGGTTGATCTGGAAGCCCTGCGTCAGCAGGCGCCAGAAGGCGACGAGCCGGACGATATCGAAGGCGTAGTGGTCGAGGCAGAGGAAGTTGAAGATCTGGCCGAAGGCGATGACGCCGACGACGAAACTCCGGATGAGCCGACCGGTGCCTACATCTTTATGGCCACGGCCAAAGGCACGGTGAAGAAGACGCCGCTGGTGCAGTTCAGTCGTCCGCGCAGCTCGGGCCTGATCGCCCTCAAGCTGGACGAAGATGACACCCTGATCTCCGCTGCCGTCACTGACGGCGCCCGCGAAGTGATGATGTTCTCCGACGGCGGCAAGGTGATTCGCTTCAAGGAAAGCAAGGTCCGCACCATGGGCCGTACCGCTCGCGGTGTGCGTGGTATGCGTCTGCCGGAAGGCCAGGAAATCATCTCCATGCTGATTCCTGAAGCCGACGCGCAGATTCTCACCGCTTCCGAGCGTGGCTACGGCAAGCGCACGGCGATGGCCGAGTTTCCGCGTCGCGGTCGTGGCGGCCAGGGCGTTATCGCCATGGTCAGCAACGAGCGTAACGGCAAGCTGGTCGGTGCGGTGCAGGTGCTTGAAGGCGAGGAAATCATGCTGATTTCCGACCAGGGCACATTGGTGCGTACCCGCGTCAGCGAAGTCTCCAGCCTGGGTCGTAATACCCAGGGCGTGACCCTGATCAAACTGGCCAAGGATGAAACCCTGGTTGGCCTTGAGCGTGTGCAGGAGCCTTCGGCGGAAGACGACGAAGAGCTGCTGGAAGGCGAAGAAGGCTTTGACGGCGCAGCTGCGGATGCAGACGATGCACCTGAGGCTGCTGACGAAAGCCCGATCAGCGAAGAGTAA
- the mtnA gene encoding S-methyl-5-thioribose-1-phosphate isomerase: protein MREQLLAAEKVRAIEWRDGALHLLDQRALPFEETWLSYHSAADVAEAIRSMVVRGAPAIGISAAYAVVLAARARLQEGGDWRVVLQADFDLLAASRPTAVNLFWALDRMRDRLARLKSHGDPLALLEAEAIGIHQSDREANLTMAQLGVDLIRKHQGNQQNLLTHCNAGALATGGFGTALGVIRAAFHDGLLERVYADETRPWLQGSRLTAWELAADGIPVTVNVDSAAAHLMKTRGITWVIVGADRIAANGDVANKVGTYQLAVNAMHHGVRFMVVAPSSTIDMAMEHGDDIVLEERDPSELLELGGQRIAGAIEALNPVFDVTPADLIDFIVTEKGVVDRPDAEKMAQLMCRKRLH, encoded by the coding sequence ATGCGCGAGCAATTGCTAGCGGCAGAGAAGGTCAGGGCCATCGAGTGGCGTGACGGCGCTCTGCATCTGCTCGATCAGCGCGCGCTGCCTTTCGAGGAAACCTGGCTGAGCTACCACTCGGCGGCGGATGTCGCCGAGGCGATCCGTAGCATGGTGGTACGCGGCGCGCCGGCCATCGGCATCAGCGCGGCCTATGCAGTTGTCCTGGCTGCGCGTGCTCGTCTGCAGGAAGGTGGCGACTGGCGTGTGGTACTGCAGGCGGATTTCGACCTGCTGGCGGCGTCGCGGCCGACGGCGGTCAATCTGTTCTGGGCGCTTGATCGCATGCGTGATCGGCTCGCACGGCTGAAGAGTCATGGTGATCCGCTGGCGCTTCTTGAGGCCGAGGCCATTGGCATCCATCAGAGCGACCGCGAAGCCAACCTGACCATGGCCCAGTTGGGCGTCGACCTGATCCGCAAGCACCAAGGCAATCAGCAGAACCTGCTGACCCACTGCAATGCCGGCGCCCTGGCCACGGGTGGCTTCGGTACGGCGCTGGGGGTGATTCGCGCGGCCTTCCATGATGGTTTGCTTGAGCGGGTATATGCGGACGAAACCCGCCCCTGGCTGCAGGGCTCGCGTCTGACGGCCTGGGAGTTGGCAGCTGACGGCATTCCGGTGACTGTAAATGTCGATTCGGCGGCTGCGCACTTGATGAAGACGCGTGGCATCACCTGGGTCATAGTCGGGGCGGATCGCATTGCTGCCAATGGCGATGTGGCGAACAAGGTCGGCACCTATCAGCTGGCGGTGAATGCCATGCATCACGGTGTGCGCTTTATGGTGGTGGCGCCCAGCTCGACCATCGATATGGCCATGGAGCACGGCGATGACATCGTGCTGGAGGAGCGTGACCCCAGTGAGCTGCTCGAGCTGGGCGGCCAGCGCATTGCTGGCGCGATCGAGGCGCTCAATCCGGTATTCGATGTGACCCCGGCGGACCTGATCGACTTTATCGTCACCGAGAAAGGCGTGGTTGATCGCCCGGATGCGGAAAAAATGGCGCAATTGATGTGCCGCAAGCGTCTGCATTGA
- a CDS encoding TRZ/ATZ family hydrolase, with protein MPQAPLDLLLLPTWLVPVEPAGVVLLEHGLGIRDGHIALIAPRAEALKHAALQVLELPGRLLTTGLVNAHGHAAMTLFRGLADDLPLMTWLEKHIWPAEAKWVDEQFVQDGTELAIAEQLKGGITCFSDMYFFPETASQLVHSSGIRAQITIPVLDFPIPGARDADEALRKGLALFDDLKHHPRLSVAFGPHAPYTVSDDKLENIRMLAEELDAGIHMHVHETAFEVQQSLEQRSERPLARLARLDLLGPRFQAVHMTQINDEDLALLVESNSSVIHCPESNLKLASGFCPVEKLWQAGVNVAIGTDGAASNNDLDLLGETRTAALLAKAVAGSATALDAHRSLRMATLNGASALGLDEQIGSLELGKAADIAVFNLSGLAQQPVYDPVSQLIYAGGRTCVEHLWVGGKQLLDGGQLTRLDEARIIANARAWGAKIAGK; from the coding sequence ATGCCCCAAGCTCCGCTCGATTTGCTGCTGCTGCCCACCTGGCTGGTCCCAGTCGAGCCGGCTGGCGTGGTGCTGCTGGAGCACGGACTGGGCATCCGGGACGGGCACATCGCGCTGATCGCCCCGCGCGCTGAAGCGCTTAAGCACGCAGCCCTGCAGGTGCTTGAGTTGCCCGGACGACTGCTCACGACAGGCCTGGTCAACGCCCATGGGCATGCGGCTATGACCCTGTTCCGCGGCCTGGCCGATGATCTGCCACTGATGACCTGGCTGGAGAAGCATATCTGGCCGGCCGAGGCCAAGTGGGTCGACGAGCAGTTTGTCCAGGATGGCACCGAGCTGGCCATCGCCGAACAGCTCAAGGGCGGCATCACCTGCTTCTCCGACATGTATTTCTTCCCGGAAACCGCTAGCCAGCTGGTACACAGCAGCGGCATCCGCGCGCAGATCACCATTCCCGTGCTGGATTTCCCGATTCCCGGGGCGCGCGACGCAGACGAAGCGCTGCGCAAGGGCCTGGCACTGTTCGACGACCTCAAGCACCACCCGCGCTTGAGCGTCGCCTTCGGCCCCCACGCGCCCTACACGGTGAGCGACGACAAGCTGGAAAACATCCGCATGCTCGCCGAGGAGCTGGACGCCGGCATTCATATGCACGTGCACGAAACCGCCTTCGAAGTGCAGCAGAGCCTGGAGCAACGCAGTGAACGGCCACTGGCCCGCCTGGCGCGCCTCGACCTGCTCGGCCCGCGCTTCCAGGCCGTGCACATGACCCAAATCAACGATGAAGACCTGGCCCTGCTGGTGGAAAGCAACAGCAGCGTGATCCATTGCCCGGAATCCAACCTCAAGCTGGCCAGCGGCTTCTGCCCAGTGGAGAAGCTCTGGCAGGCCGGAGTCAACGTCGCCATCGGCACCGATGGCGCGGCGAGCAACAATGATCTCGACCTGCTCGGCGAAACCCGCACCGCCGCCCTGCTGGCCAAGGCCGTTGCCGGCTCAGCTACCGCCCTGGATGCCCACCGCTCACTGCGCATGGCCACCCTGAACGGCGCCAGCGCCCTGGGCCTGGATGAGCAGATTGGCTCGCTGGAACTGGGTAAAGCGGCGGATATCGCCGTATTCAATCTCTCCGGCCTGGCCCAGCAACCGGTATATGACCCGGTTTCGCAGCTGATCTACGCCGGCGGTCGCACCTGCGTGGAACACCTGTGGGTTGGCGGCAAACAATTGCTCGACGGCGGCCAACTGACGCGCCTGGACGAGGCACGGATCATCGCCAACGCCCGCGCCTGGGGCGCGAAGATTGCCGGCAAATGA
- the ubiG gene encoding bifunctional 2-polyprenyl-6-hydroxyphenol methylase/3-demethylubiquinol 3-O-methyltransferase UbiG codes for MSNVDHAEIAKFEALAHRWWDRESEFKPLHDINPLRVNWIDERVGLAGKKVLDVGCGGGILSESMAQRSASVTGIDMGEAPLAVAQLHQLESGVSVEYRQITAEALALEMPEQYDVVTCLEMLEHVPDPASVIRACFRMVKPGGQVFFSTINRNPKAYLFAIIGAEYLMRLLPRGTHDFKKFIRPSELGAWSREAGLEVKDIIGLTYNPLSKRYKLEADVDVNYMIQTLKEA; via the coding sequence ATGAGCAACGTCGACCACGCCGAAATCGCCAAATTCGAAGCCCTCGCCCATCGCTGGTGGGACCGAGAAAGCGAATTCAAGCCGCTGCATGACATCAACCCGCTGCGCGTCAACTGGATCGACGAACGCGTTGGCCTGGCCGGCAAGAAGGTGCTCGACGTTGGCTGCGGCGGCGGCATTCTCAGCGAATCCATGGCTCAGCGCAGCGCCAGCGTCACCGGCATCGACATGGGCGAAGCGCCGCTGGCCGTGGCCCAGTTGCACCAGCTGGAGTCGGGCGTAAGCGTCGAGTACCGGCAGATCACCGCAGAAGCCCTGGCCCTCGAGATGCCCGAGCAGTACGATGTGGTCACCTGCCTGGAAATGCTGGAGCACGTACCCGACCCGGCCTCGGTGATCCGAGCCTGCTTCCGCATGGTCAAGCCTGGCGGTCAGGTGTTCTTCTCCACCATCAACCGCAACCCCAAGGCGTACCTGTTCGCCATCATTGGTGCCGAATACCTGATGCGCTTGTTGCCGCGCGGCACCCATGACTTCAAGAAATTTATCCGTCCGTCCGAGCTGGGCGCCTGGAGCCGCGAGGCGGGCCTTGAGGTCAAGGACATCATCGGCCTGACCTACAACCCGCTGAGCAAACGCTACAAGCTGGAAGCCGATGTCGACGTCAACTACATGATCCAGACTCTCAAGGAGGCGTGA
- the mupP gene encoding N-acetylmuramic acid 6-phosphate phosphatase MupP, whose amino-acid sequence MRLRAVLFDMDGTLLDSAPDFVAISQAMRAERGLPPISDKLIRDQVSGGARAMVAANFAMDPEAAGFEALRLEFLERYQSHCAVLTRPFDGMHELLEDIEQAKLIWGVATNKPVRYAEPIMQQLGLAQRSAVLVCPDHVSRSKPDPEMILLACAKMGVEPAATLFIGDDERDIEAGRAAGCKTAAVTYGYIHPQDNPRNWGADVVADHPLELRTVLERALCSC is encoded by the coding sequence ATGCGCTTGCGCGCGGTTTTATTCGACATGGACGGCACCCTGCTCGACAGCGCGCCGGACTTTGTCGCCATCAGCCAAGCCATGCGCGCCGAGCGCGGCCTGCCGCCGATTAGCGACAAGCTGATTCGTGATCAGGTCTCCGGCGGTGCGCGTGCCATGGTCGCCGCCAACTTCGCCATGGACCCCGAGGCCGCAGGCTTCGAAGCCCTGCGCCTGGAGTTTCTCGAACGCTATCAAAGCCACTGCGCGGTGCTGACCCGACCATTCGATGGCATGCATGAGCTGCTCGAAGATATTGAACAAGCCAAGCTGATCTGGGGCGTAGCAACCAACAAGCCAGTACGCTATGCCGAGCCGATCATGCAGCAACTTGGCCTGGCGCAGCGCTCGGCGGTGTTGGTCTGCCCGGATCACGTCAGCCGCAGCAAGCCCGACCCGGAAATGATCCTGCTGGCCTGCGCGAAGATGGGCGTAGAACCCGCCGCAACCCTGTTTATCGGCGATGACGAGCGCGATATCGAAGCCGGCCGCGCCGCCGGCTGCAAGACCGCCGCCGTCACCTACGGCTATATCCACCCGCAGGATAACCCACGCAACTGGGGCGCCGATGTGGTGGCGGACCATCCGCTGGAACTGCGCACCGTACTCGAACGAGCCCTGTGCAGCTGCTGA
- a CDS encoding YciK family oxidoreductase has translation MHDYSARPDLLKGRVILVTGAGRGIGATAAKTFAAHGATVLLLGKTEENLSRVYDAIEAAGHPQAAVIPFNLETALPHQYDELAAMIETEFGKLDGLLHNASIIGPRTPLEQLSGDNFMRVMQVNVNAMFMLTSTLLPLLKLSADASVVFTSSSVGRKGRAYWGAYAVSKFATEGLMQVLADEIDGIASVRANSVNPGATRTDMRAQAYPGENPQNNPLPEAIMPVYLYLMGPDSMGVNGQAFDAQ, from the coding sequence ATGCATGACTATTCCGCCCGCCCCGACCTGCTCAAGGGTCGCGTGATTCTGGTGACCGGTGCCGGCCGTGGCATTGGCGCAACCGCCGCCAAAACCTTTGCCGCCCATGGCGCAACGGTGCTGCTGCTGGGCAAGACCGAAGAAAACCTCAGCCGTGTGTATGACGCCATCGAAGCCGCCGGCCATCCGCAGGCCGCAGTCATCCCGTTCAACCTGGAAACCGCCCTGCCGCATCAGTACGACGAACTGGCAGCGATGATCGAAACTGAGTTCGGCAAACTCGACGGCCTGCTGCACAACGCTTCGATCATCGGCCCACGCACACCGTTGGAACAGCTGTCCGGCGATAATTTCATGCGCGTGATGCAGGTCAACGTCAACGCCATGTTTATGCTCACCAGTACCCTGCTGCCGCTGCTCAAGCTCTCGGCGGACGCCTCGGTGGTATTCACATCCAGCAGCGTCGGCCGCAAGGGCCGCGCGTACTGGGGCGCCTATGCGGTATCGAAGTTCGCCACCGAAGGCCTGATGCAGGTGCTCGCCGATGAAATCGATGGTATCGCCAGCGTACGCGCCAACAGTGTCAACCCGGGCGCCACCCGCACCGACATGCGCGCCCAGGCCTACCCAGGGGAAAACCCGCAGAACAACCCGCTGCCCGAAGCGATCATGCCGGTCTACCTGTACCTCATGGGCCCAGACAGTATGGGCGTCAACGGTCAGGCATTTGACGCACAGTAA